The Pungitius pungitius chromosome 21, fPunPun2.1, whole genome shotgun sequence genome includes the window TATGCATCTGTCTCATGCTGCCAACcgcatcatcatcttcatcaccaaaGTGGTTACACACAATGCGCCACCAACAGTCGTATTCTACTTTACTCTGGAAGCAATTAAATGAGGTAATTTGACTGGGAACCAAATGTTCCATCGTCTTCTAAACACCTCTCAAACATGACCGGAAATATAGGCAGGCTCGCTCAAGCTGTTTTGTTCCACCGTACCAATGTCCCTCACAGAATTTAACAGGGTATTTTTTAATTGGCACCAGCTGTGTTTACCCTAGGTATACaatggaaggagggggggggggggggggcagacggaccggccgacgagggggggggggggggtacacgcTCTCTCCTACGTGTGTGGCCCTGTGTACATTATATCTTTACTTCACATCACAGCTGCTCTCAACACGTTAATGAAAACACGTTTTGATGACAATTTAAACCCAAACACGTGAATTCTAGAAGAAGTTTGATGAAACCCATAATCCCTCAGAAGCTAAATGCGTTCATACAGTTTCAAACAGTCTTGCAGTCAGAAGTTGAACTTCCGCTGTCCTTATGAGCTTTTGGTGGACACTGATATCAGGATATTACTTCAGAATATCTATATCTAGTATTTGGTGTTGACTGTTAATATTTCAGATTTTTCATGTAAATGAAGCAAAATGCTATTTATGTTTCATATAAATATCTGAAAGAGTTCTGCCCGTTAACAGAATTATGGTCATTCACAGAATACAAAGTGAATATGATACATAGCTGGCGACTCCTGCACTGTATCCTGTTTGAACACAGTCCTGGGACAATGTTTTTGAAGAAGTAAAAAAGCTGTGAACTTGTTGTTTGCTTAGTGACGTGGCGTGTCCAAACAATGACAGGATACTTTATGATggttgcatctgtgtgtgtgagcgcttcCTTCCTTAACATTGGAGGCTTTAAGTCCACTCGCTcaaggagaggaaagggaatAAGTGGTATAAATAACAATCTGACAAGAGTTACCTATTTTAAACACGCTATTTCTGTATCTAGCAAGGGGGGAATTAACAGAATACATCAACACATTTGCAAGTCGTGTTGAGGTCACACTCACAAGCACACCTCAACGGCACTCCTattcttttaaaacacacacacacgcagcctcaGAGAGAAAAGTAGGGGATTCCGGTCCGTcacagatgacatcacagccttTCCAGTGATAAAAACAGCGAAACAAGGGAGTCCCCACTTGCCCTCCCTCCTACCCAGCTCAAGGaatgaacagagagagagggagtggtgCCAGCTGAGTGACTCCCATTAgttcagagaaagagagagggggggaggagtcCATTAAAGGAGTTCACATGCACAGAGGCgtgcatctacacacacacagacacactctgtCTCCATAGTGACCGGCTTCGCTGAGGAAATGTTAAACTCTGTGCTTCAGAGCAGCCTCAACAAAAAGGCCGCTCTCTTTCAATCGTCTGTCCGTCTTGCCCCCCTCTgtgctttctctcctcccccttccacGTTCTTAATctctcacccctccctctctctctctctctctctccctctctgtcgctATGCCTCTCGCCCTGCACTGTCTGTGGTAAGTTCATTGAAGCAGACAACAGAGGTAAGTACTCTCCTTTCCTGTTCACCGTTGGCGCGCTGCTTTCaatgtttctccctctctcctaaTTTAAGTCTCTGTATGTTTTTCCACAGTAGACAATGGTCAGGTttaacagctgctgctgtgtgtgtgtttgtggctttcTATGTTCGCATGAGATGTGTACTGAGCTCTGTTATTTTCTACAGTGAGTGTACTTTCCCACCTCACGTGCCCTTTGATGGTGTCTAGGTGTTTATATATGCTTGAAATAATCAAACAACCATGTGAGCCTGTAGGCATAAGTGTGTGTACTTTGCATTTCAGAATGGTATCTTGATCATCACTCTTTTCCAAGCCTTTTATAGACAAAACGTTACACCCTCTTCTTGTCCCCTTTTCCAGTAAAAGGGAAGTTAAAAGTGGATAAAATCTACACTCCcatcaatgtgtgtttgtatttagtatgtgtgtgtgcaagtgtgtgtgtgttggtttcaaATTTCATTGTTAGGAAACCAAACAAAGCAGATGCAGAGACAGTGATGAAATATATTTAGGATAAAAATTAGGATGTTGAAATCATTGTTGGCATCATGGTGGGTCATTGCTATAGCTTTAATCATGATAagtcatcattttttaaattgtaccTCATTGCTTTATATAAACATGTCAGctttttcaccagatgttttcCTTTTGATCATGTTCCAATGGGAAGTCTTCTTGATCGTTTGGCACTGCCTAGGTTTTTTTTGATGAATCCACGAACCGCTTAACATAGTTCTGAGCATCTAATTAAAAAAATCCATCTGCAGCTCTTGgttacaaaacaacacaaataaatacatttcctcCCCAACTAGCTCTCTCTCACATATacaaacacatgtacacatgatGTGGTATCCCCCACATCTGGATGCAAGATTGGCTAACACACCATTCCTCTTTCCCATGTGTCCCCAtctttctccccctttctccccccggCAACCCTCtggcttcttcttcctgtttgtccGTCTGTCGTTCCGCCCCCGCTCTCAGAGATGAAAGAGAAGAACCCCTGGCACACGCCGGTGgccatcatcatcactgtgatTGGTGTCATAGTGATTGTTGCCTTGGTGATAGTAGCAGTTTTGCAGAACAGGCCCCTTGCCCAAAAGTACAAGGTATGTTtgaggaaaatacaaaaagtgtTGTAGCCGGTTCCCTATGTGAGAGCGAACTGCATCACTGTTGGATCTTTGTCCACAAGCCAAATATGGTTTCTTGTCGATATGAACTTCGGCTGTCCTACGGGCTCTAGAAATTCACTACCAAATAAGGCCAGTGGATGTTGATAAGAATATTAAATCACCACTGCTTTTTGTCACAGATGCAGGGCCAGAAAGATTCACCTGAGAATGGTGTTCAGAGATTTTTGTTTTACTGGATGGTTTAATCTCTATAACAATAATATAGATTTCAAAGACAAGTGCTATTGCCTTGAATGCTTGGGGAATAAACAGTCATTATACTGTAAGTGTATGTGTCAGGATGGACGTCATCCAGAGTAAACTATCAATGAGTACTGAACAGGAATTTGTACTTCTGTCTCCTAACAAGTATGGGATCGTGCTGGACGCCGGCTCCTCCCACACAGCCTTGTACATTTATCAGTGGCCGGCTGAGAAGGATAACAACACTGGAAGAGTTGAGCAGAAGCAATGCTGCAAAGTCAATGGTGTGTGCTGCACATCGTCACACCTACACACTTTAGCCACACACTGACCTACGCAACCGCTGATGCATGCTAATGCTAGTATTTAAGAAAGCACCAGTGTTAAGAGTAATTTGTTATCCGAATTGAAAAGAGTCTGTGAGCTAAGCTAGTTAACAGCCAACAATAGAATCAGAACATACAGAAACTCTAGATGACCTCAGCTTCAAGACAACCTTCTCATGCAACTAATTATCCATAAACTATTAAAGCAGCTTTTAACACACAACATATAACAGAGAGCTCTGCAAACTGACATCTTCATTTCTGTTGATTTAACGGCTACTTTCTATCAAAGCACTTTCGGTGAGGGCcgcccttcctcttcctgtaaTGTACATCGGCCATCAAAGCTTAAAGTGAAACGCTTTCATTGATACCAGATGGCGGACTCTAAAAGGACAATAGGAAACACTTCACATTTCTGTGAATGGATTATTTACAACCACAcagttttatactttttttaaacttttttctctcttcaatGACATATGTTGGAGgtgtttttaaagatttaagaGGCTGAGTTATTTCTTCGTCAGGgtagggaaggaaggaaggaagcttTGTGTTCTAAAGTATAACATTCGTTATCATGGGATTTGTGACCTGCCAGACAAACAGAAGCCAACAGGGCTGAATCACTTGAGAGGTTAACACAAGTAGGGAGGCCATGCACATACACGTTGTATATTTAATCAGAGATACGCTTTGTTGTAATTTTGTCCACTGGGAACCTCCAATGAAGGcctttgggggttaaaaaccgaCTTAAGGGAGGGAAGCATGCTTCCAAGAAGCAGATATTTGTACAGATTACATTCAAACACCAGCTAGCATCTTTTAAGCTTTGCATGTGACTTCAACCCCTTCTTGACATTTTGCTCAACTTGCAGGGCCAGGTATCTCTAGCTATGCATCTGAGCCTGAGAAGGCAGGGGAGTCTCTGAAAGCATGCATGCAGGAGGCTGAGCAGTGGGTGCCCAAAATAAGACACTCCGAGACCCCTCTGTATCTGGGGGCTACTGCTGGTATGAGATTGCTAAAGTAAGGcaaacgcacactcacacatccCCATAAACCTTAGTAAAACATTCACCCACAAAAGCAACATATTGGGCCTTTTCATTCTGACACACTTAGATGTCCCACGCCTTCACTCTATAACTGGGTTTGTGATGTCAAGTGCTACAGTGTGTAGCCCTATACGCCTGCTTTGTGATTTATTTCCACATAAACCTTACCGCCAAAGCAGTATAGAGGGAGTAGCAGGAATATGTTACTGTCTGGTCTATTATATACAACACAAACTGTTTATTATGATATGAGTTATGTGTGTGGATCAGTCTAATTAAATTGTGTTGCGTGCAGTATGGAGAACAGCGCTGCGTCAGACAAAGTCTTTAAGGCTGTGGAGGAAGCACTGCGAAAATCCCCCTTTTCCTATGAGGGAACGAGACTACTCAGCGGCCAGGCGGAGGGCGCCTTTGGCTGGGTCACAGTCAACTACTTGGGTGACCGCCTCAGCCAGGTGGGCACTCGTGTCCATGCAATTGTGTCAACTTTTAAATGTTCTTCGTGTCAGTCAGCGTCATCCACTGACTtcactgtctctttgtctctgctgcagggctTGGAAACCACAGGCGCACTTGACCTCGGCGGGGCTTCCACCCAGATTAGTTTTGTATCCGATAAGTACGACGGTTCAGAGTCACCGAGCAACACCGTCAACTTCCGACTTTATGGAAACGACTATGAACTGTACACTCACAGCTTCCTGTGTTACGGGAAAGACCAAGCACAAAAATTGAAGCTGGCACACCAGACTCAGGTAAATTACTGTTCAATCAATCATCTTTAAGAGTGATGGTCAATAATAGTGACTGAATTAGCTTTCTCTCTGCATCTCCTGCACCGTTGTATCTTACTCTCCCTTCTAGTCAGGTCCAGATGCAGTAGAAGATCCTTGCTACCACCCTGGATACAATAAGACAAAGATGTACTCTGTCCTCTACGAGAGCCCCTGCGTGTCAAACAGGAAACCACAAGGGCCTCCTGAAACGTTCCTTCACACTGGGACAGGAAACAGTACACAATGTCAGGAAGCTGTTAAAAACATCTTCAACTTTACTGACTGCAAATACAGCCAGTGCTCATTCAACGGGGTCTACCA containing:
- the entpd1 gene encoding ectonucleoside triphosphate diphosphohydrolase 1 isoform X2; protein product: MKEKNPWHTPVAIIITVIGVIVIVALVIVAVLQNRPLAQKYKYGIVLDAGSSHTALYIYQWPAEKDNNTGRVEQKQCCKVNGPGISSYASEPEKAGESLKACMQEAEQWVPKIRHSETPLYLGATAGMRLLNMENSAASDKVFKAVEEALRKSPFSYEGTRLLSGQAEGAFGWVTVNYLGDRLSQGLETTGALDLGGASTQISFVSDKYDGSESPSNTVNFRLYGNDYELYTHSFLCYGKDQAQKLKLAHQTQSGPDAVEDPCYHPGYNKTKMYSVLYESPCVSNRKPQGPPETFLHTGTGNSTQCQEAVKNIFNFTDCKYSQCSFNGVYQPTLQGPFEAFSAYYFVMDFLNLTDASVTLEDVKKKLELYCATSWSQIVKEHPGIKEKYLAEYCFSGTYILTLLTEGYNFTSVSYSDIKFIKKIKGSDAGWTLGYMLNLTNMIPAEAPDSPPLPHAGYVSIVSICVVVIFILLLFSIRPLWLRYFKKQQIV
- the entpd1 gene encoding ectonucleoside triphosphate diphosphohydrolase 1 isoform X1, which encodes MSGQREMKEKNPWHTPVAIIITVIGVIVIVALVIVAVLQNRPLAQKYKYGIVLDAGSSHTALYIYQWPAEKDNNTGRVEQKQCCKVNGPGISSYASEPEKAGESLKACMQEAEQWVPKIRHSETPLYLGATAGMRLLNMENSAASDKVFKAVEEALRKSPFSYEGTRLLSGQAEGAFGWVTVNYLGDRLSQGLETTGALDLGGASTQISFVSDKYDGSESPSNTVNFRLYGNDYELYTHSFLCYGKDQAQKLKLAHQTQSGPDAVEDPCYHPGYNKTKMYSVLYESPCVSNRKPQGPPETFLHTGTGNSTQCQEAVKNIFNFTDCKYSQCSFNGVYQPTLQGPFEAFSAYYFVMDFLNLTDASVTLEDVKKKLELYCATSWSQIVKEHPGIKEKYLAEYCFSGTYILTLLTEGYNFTSVSYSDIKFIKKIKGSDAGWTLGYMLNLTNMIPAEAPDSPPLPHAGYVSIVSICVVVIFILLLFSIRPLWLRYFKKQQIV